The genome window GCTCACGCAGGGCGCCTTGCGGCGCCTTGCGGCGACCCGGGTTGCCCAATATCCACGGGCTCCGGTACGGTGGGGCGCCTCGACGTGCGCGCACCGCCGAGGCACGTCGATTCGCCGGCCGCCACGCCGCCGATTGCTCGTCGAATTGGGTAGGCAATTGCTTTTCCAGAACACTAGCATCAGGCGCAGCCGGCAAAGTGGGATCCGGTCCGACCGAAACACGCTTTGTCGCACACTCTACCAACTAACCTGGGCTATGCGTCGATTCCCAGCGGAGCGAAGAAAGAGGCTGTCCATGCGAACCAGGCTTTTACGTATCTCAACCTATCTTGTGGGGCTGGCCCTGTGTGCCTGCGGTGGTGGCGGCAACGCCGGCGCCCCCGGCACGGGTACGGGCGCTCCGGGGACCGGCACGGGTGCACCCGGCGTGCCCGCCGATTGCGCGGGCGTGCCGCCGCTAGCCCAGTTGCGCACCAACTGCAGCATGAGCAGCCCCGGCACGCCCACGGCATGGGCTCGCTGCATCGGGGGGCTCACCGACGAGGATGGCAACGACGTGGCCGTGGGCGTTGATGGGAGCATCTTCATTGGCGCCGGGTTCGGCGGCTTCTTCAGCGATGCGCGCGCGAAGATCGTGAGCTGTCTGCAAAGCACCCCCGAAATGCTCGGAACCACCGATGTCCTCGGCATGCCCGTCACTACCAACGGCGACGAGGATCCGCTGGTAGCCAAGCTTGACCCGAACGGCAATCTGCTCTGGGTACGATCGGCCCCAGGCCCGGGAGGGGAGGGCGAAGTGCGGGCGCTGGCCGTGGACCCCTTGGACAACAGCGTGATCGTGGTAGGCGACTTCGAGGGTACGGCCGATTTTGGTGGTGCGGTGCTCGGATCGCCAGGCCATCGTGACCTGTTTATCGCTGCCTTCGACACCAACGGCGGCATGCAGTGGGCCGAGACCGCAGTGATCATGCCTGATGCAGCCGGTAACGACAGCGCCGATGCCTGGGGAGTAGCCATTGACGGCATGGAGAACATCATCGTGACCGGCGACTTCCAGGGCATCATGACGGTGGGGGTGCAGCCCAATACCCAGACGATCATGGCGCAGGGCGCTACGGACATGTTCGTGGCCGACTTCACACGCACGGGACAGCTGATCTGGATCGACGATGCGGGCGGCGCTGGTGGTGGCGCGGAGGCGTATTCCGCCGGACGCGACGTGACCGTCGAGCCTGACGGGACGTTCGTCGTGGTAGGCGACTTCGCGGGAGGCGCCACGGAGCACTTGACCGATACCGTGGGCAACTTCATCGATGTGCCCGAATACGCGGGCCCGGGACGGGCCCGGGAAGCCGCTGACATGATCCTCGTGCACTATGCAAACAACGGCGCGCTCATGTGGGCCACGCACGCCGGCTATCCCCACACCCGCACCTGGGGAGAAGGCGTATCCCACGATTCTCTGGGAAACATCTATGTCACAGGCGAGTTCAGGGACTGCGTTTTCTTCCGCAAGCAAGCCATGCTGCCGAACGTCCCGGCGCCACCGAGCCCGGTCGACCCCAACGCACTCGCTCCCCCACCCTGCGTCGACAACGGCGTCGATGCGGTTCTCCAGTCCACAGCCGGCCGGGATATTTTCATCGCCAAGTACGACCAGCAGGGGAACTTCCTGTGGGCTAGGAACGCTGGCGGCGAAGGCACGGATCGCGGATACGAGATCCAAGTCGTAGATGGCCCCGGGGCCCCGCCAGGCAGCCCGTTCCTGTACCTGGGCGCCCGCACG of Pseudomonadota bacterium contains these proteins:
- a CDS encoding SBBP repeat-containing protein; translated protein: MRTRLLRISTYLVGLALCACGGGGNAGAPGTGTGAPGTGTGAPGVPADCAGVPPLAQLRTNCSMSSPGTPTAWARCIGGLTDEDGNDVAVGVDGSIFIGAGFGGFFSDARAKIVSCLQSTPEMLGTTDVLGMPVTTNGDEDPLVAKLDPNGNLLWVRSAPGPGGEGEVRALAVDPLDNSVIVVGDFEGTADFGGAVLGSPGHRDLFIAAFDTNGGMQWAETAVIMPDAAGNDSADAWGVAIDGMENIIVTGDFQGIMTVGVQPNTQTIMAQGATDMFVADFTRTGQLIWIDDAGGAGGGAEAYSAGRDVTVEPDGTFVVVGDFAGGATEHLTDTVGNFIDVPEYAGPGRAREAADMILVHYANNGALMWATHAGYPHTRTWGEGVSHDSLGNIYVTGEFRDCVFFRKQAMLPNVPAPPSPVDPNALAPPPCVDNGVDAVLQSTAGRDIFIAKYDQQGNFLWARNAGGEGTDRGYEIQVVDGPGAPPGSPFLYLGARTRSKMAVFGTPPVTQTVGSPGTRDAHVVAQYDLEGNLRWVQAFGGEGDSDLYGIGVDRRDGSVVGIGNFSGMGLFPGGVTLQSASSELQSDDIAVWKLPATGM